DNA from bacterium:
CGCCGAGCGCGAGCTGAAAGACCAGCAGGCCGAGGTCGTTCGCCGCGAGAACCGCGCCATCCAGAAGGAAGAGACCCTTGACGCGAAGGCTGAAGCCGTCGCGCGCAAGGGCGAGGAGCTGCTCGTGCGCGAGCGCGAGCTCGTCGTCCTGCAAGAGGAGGTCGAGCGCCTGCGCGATCGTCAGCTTTCCGAGCTGCAGCGGGTAGCGGCCCTCTCCGCCGACGAGGCCAAGAAGCTGCTCTTGACCAAGCTCGAGCACGAGCTGGAGCGCGAGTCGGCCCTGATGATCAAGCAGGCCGAGCAGGAAGCCCGGGCGATCGCCGACAAGAAGGCCCGCGAGATCGTGACCACCGCCATCCAGCGCTGCGCGGTGGATCACTGCGTGGAGGGGACGGTCTCGGTCGTCACCCTGCCCTCGGACGACATGAAGGGCCGCATCATCGGGCGCGAGGGCCGCAACATCCGCGCCCTCGAGAACGCGACCGGCATCGACCTCATCATCGACGACACCCCCGAGGCGGTCGTCCTCTCCAGCTTCGACCCGGTCCGCCGCGAGATCGCCCGCCGTGCCCTGGAGGCCCTCATCGCCGACGGCCGCATCCACCCCCAGCGCATCGAGGAGCAGGTCGAGAAGGCCCGCCGCGACGTGGAGGCCCAGATGAAGGAGGACGGCGAGGCCGCCCTCCTGGAAGTCGGGGTCCAGGGGGTGCACCCCGAGCTGGTCAAGATCCTCGGCCGCCTGCGCTACCGCACCTCGTACGGCCAGAACGTGCTCGCCCACTCCAAGGAGGTCTGCTACATCG
Protein-coding regions in this window:
- the rny gene encoding ribonuclease Y yields the protein MVALDAILLLLALVGLAVAGGLFYAADRKRKAIDKTLAEAEARAQALVAQAEAEAQNQQKALILEAKDEALRLKLDAERELKDQQAEVVRRENRAIQKEETLDAKAEAVARKGEELLVRERELVVLQEEVERLRDRQLSELQRVAALSADEAKKLLLTKLEHELERESALMIKQAEQEARAIADKKAREIVTTAIQRCAVDHCVEGTVSVVTLPSDDMKGRIIGREGRNIRALENATGIDLIIDDTPEAVVLSSFDPVRREIARRALEALIADGRIHPQRIEEQVEKARRDVEAQMKEDGEAALLEVGVQGVHPELVKILGRLRYRTSYGQNVLAHSKEVCYIATMIAEELGANVQVAKRAALMHDLGKAVSHEMEGSHAVNGADMAAKYGENPAVVHAIRAHHNDEEPTTVEAVICLLADAISAARPGARRENIDIYVKRLQKLEEIANSFPGVERTFAIQAGREIRVMVQPEVVDDVMAHKIAREMASRIQSEMEYPGMIKVTVIRETRSTEFAK